One Camelina sativa cultivar DH55 chromosome 3, Cs, whole genome shotgun sequence genomic window carries:
- the LOC104758800 gene encoding random slug protein 5-like, which yields MDKKECKQEAAAAENDNNGPLIEDEIERSKVGIMRALCDRQDPATKEVDDLMIRRFLRARDLDIEKASTLFLKYLTWKRSMLPKGHIPESEIANDLSHKKVCMQGHDKLGRPIVVAIGNRHNPSKGNPEEFKRFVVYTLEKICARMPRGKEKFVTVGDLQGWGYSNCDIRGCLAALSTLQDCYPERLGKLYIVHAPYIFMTAWKVIYPFIDANTKKKIVFVENKKLTPTLLEDIDENQLPDIYGGKLPLVPIQET from the exons ATGGATAAGAAAGAGTGCAAacaagaagcagcagcagctgaGAATGACAACAATGGTCCGTTGATCGAAGATGAGATCGAAAGGAGCAAAGTCGGGATCATGAGAGCTCTTTGCGACCGACAAGATCCCGCAACTAAG GAGGTGGATGATCTGATGATAAGGCGGTTTCTGAGGGCGCGTGACCTCGACATTGAAAAGGCTTCAACGCTGTTTCTCAAGTACCTGACTTGGAAGAGAAGCATGCTCCCAAAAGGACACATACCTGAATCTGAGATTGCGAATGATCTCTCGCACAAGAAGGTGTGTATGCAGGGTCATGACAAGTTGGGTCGACCTATCGTTGTTGCCATTGGGAACAGACACAACCCTTCCAAAGGTAACCCTGAGGAGTTCAAGCGTTTTGTTGTCTACACTCTCGAGAAGATATGCGCTAG AATGCCGAGAGGTAAAGAGAAATTCGTAACCGTTGGAGATCTACAAGGATGGGGATATTCTAATTGTGACATCCGCGGCTGCCTTGCTGCTCTTTCCACTTTGCAG GATTGTTACCCAGAGAGACTAGGGAAACTCTATATAGTTCATGCCCCTTACATATTCATGACTGCATGGAAGGTCATTTACCCCTTTATCGACGCCAACACCAAGAAAAAG ATTGTTTTCGTGGAGAACAAGAAACTCACTCCAACTCTGCTTGAAGACATAGACGAAAACCAACTCCCCGACATCTACGGAGGCAAATTGCCACTTGTTCCTATTCAGGAGACCTAA